In the Staphylococcus condimenti genome, one interval contains:
- a CDS encoding PBSX family phage terminase large subunit: MIKLSKLIPKHFHPLWKAAKDNSKLNIVAKGGRGSGKSSDIAIIIVQLIMRYPVNALILRKIDNTLALSVFEQIKWAINVQDVSHLFKIKVSPMEITYVPRGNKMVFRGAQNPERIKSLKDANFPYAIAWIEELAEFKTEDEVTTITNSLLRGELDNGLFYKFFYTYNPPKRKQSWVNKKYESSFQPSNTFVHHSTYLDNPFIAKEFIEEANAAKQINELRYRWEYLGEAIGSGVVPFNNLRIEKIPQELYDSFDNIRHGCDFGYATDPLAFVRWHYDKKKRIIYAMDEHYGVQISNRELANWIKKKGYQNEDIYCDSAEPKSIAELKKEQNIPRVKPVKKGPDSVEYGEQWLDDLDAIVIDPNRTPNIAKEFENIDYQTDKDGNVKPRLEDKDNHTIDATRYALERDMRQNKVSILT, translated from the coding sequence ATGATTAAGTTAAGTAAGTTGATACCGAAGCACTTCCATCCGTTATGGAAAGCAGCTAAAGATAACAGTAAGTTAAACATTGTAGCTAAAGGTGGACGTGGTTCGGGTAAATCATCTGACATTGCAATTATCATTGTTCAGTTAATCATGCGTTATCCAGTGAACGCACTGATACTGCGTAAGATAGATAACACGTTAGCATTATCAGTATTTGAACAAATCAAGTGGGCAATCAATGTCCAAGATGTATCACACTTATTCAAGATTAAGGTATCGCCAATGGAAATCACTTATGTTCCTAGAGGAAACAAAATGGTATTCAGAGGGGCGCAGAACCCGGAACGTATCAAATCATTGAAAGACGCTAACTTTCCTTATGCGATAGCGTGGATAGAGGAATTAGCAGAGTTTAAAACAGAAGATGAAGTAACGACCATTACTAACTCACTATTACGTGGTGAATTAGATAATGGTCTTTTTTATAAGTTTTTCTACACTTATAACCCGCCTAAGCGTAAACAGTCGTGGGTGAATAAAAAGTATGAGTCATCATTTCAACCAAGTAATACGTTTGTACACCATTCAACATACTTAGATAATCCATTCATAGCAAAAGAGTTTATCGAAGAAGCAAACGCTGCTAAACAGATTAATGAGCTACGTTACCGTTGGGAATACTTAGGCGAAGCTATCGGTAGTGGTGTTGTACCATTCAACAATTTACGTATAGAGAAGATACCACAAGAGTTATACGACTCATTCGACAACATACGTCATGGTTGCGACTTTGGTTATGCTACTGACCCTTTAGCGTTTGTTAGGTGGCACTACGACAAGAAGAAACGGATTATTTATGCTATGGATGAACACTACGGTGTGCAGATAAGTAACAGAGAGTTAGCTAACTGGATTAAGAAGAAAGGTTATCAGAATGAGGACATCTATTGTGATAGTGCAGAACCTAAATCTATTGCAGAACTCAAAAAGGAACAGAATATTCCACGTGTTAAACCAGTTAAGAAAGGTCCTGACAGCGTGGAATACGGCGAACAGTGGTTAGATGATTTAGATGCGATAGTTATTGATCCAAACAGAACACCTAACATTGCAAAAGAGTTTGAAAACATTGATTATCAGACGGACAAAGACGGCAATGTTAAGCCGAGATTAGAAGATAAGGACAATCACACCATAGACGCTACAAGGTATGCGCTAGAACGTGATATGCGTCAAAACAAAGTATCTATTTTAACGTAA
- a CDS encoding terminase small subunit: protein MKLTVKQQRFADEYIRLGEITKAAINAGYSTKTACSIGQENLNKPAIKAYIDKRMEELKKQSIAEQDEVLQYLTAVMRGEVTDQELIPVGVGQGAMEVEKLEKRSDTNARTKAAELLGKRYRLFTDKQEIEHTGSVQFIDDIE, encoded by the coding sequence ATGAAACTTACAGTAAAGCAACAGAGATTTGCAGATGAGTATATTAGATTAGGCGAAATAACAAAGGCAGCAATTAACGCAGGTTACAGTACAAAAACGGCATGTTCAATAGGGCAAGAAAACCTGAATAAACCTGCTATAAAAGCCTATATTGACAAGCGAATGGAAGAATTGAAGAAACAATCCATTGCAGAACAAGACGAGGTGCTACAGTATCTCACTGCGGTTATGCGTGGCGAAGTCACAGACCAAGAGTTGATACCTGTTGGAGTCGGACAAGGTGCTATGGAAGTTGAGAAGTTAGAAAAACGTTCTGATACTAATGCTAGAACGAAAGCGGCTGAATTACTAGGCAAACGCTATCGACTATTCACGGATAAACAAGAAATTGAACACACTGGATCTGTTCAGTTTATAGACGATATTGAATGA
- a CDS encoding sigma-70 family RNA polymerase sigma factor, whose amino-acid sequence MIELINLYRQNKLELESLELQKDICIDEMENWGAVTPTDYKARLGKKHDFFTRIRQTDDLIKEVNAINKRIEEIEYRQKRILNVINKFSGLEHKILKYKYIDGYTLQSVAEKTGYSEQYIRNKHAELKKRIEFV is encoded by the coding sequence GTGATAGAGTTAATTAACTTATATAGACAAAACAAACTTGAATTAGAAAGTTTAGAGTTGCAAAAGGATATTTGCATTGATGAGATGGAAAACTGGGGAGCGGTAACACCTACTGATTATAAAGCTAGGCTAGGTAAGAAACATGACTTTTTCACTAGAATTAGACAAACAGATGATTTAATTAAAGAAGTTAACGCGATCAATAAGCGTATAGAAGAAATTGAATACAGACAAAAACGTATACTTAATGTGATTAACAAGTTCAGCGGATTAGAACATAAGATACTTAAATACAAATACATTGATGGATATACATTACAATCAGTAGCAGAGAAAACAGGATATTCCGAGCAGTACATTCGCAACAAGCATGCTGAATTGAAAAAACGTATAGAGTTTGTATAA
- the rinB gene encoding transcriptional activator RinB: protein MKNFKHTLIRNLLIIAAWELGKYLGEQLVIYTERNDDVDIPLDFNIDDHKHLNEVSG from the coding sequence ATGAAAAACTTCAAACACACATTAATACGCAACTTACTTATTATCGCAGCGTGGGAACTTGGTAAGTACTTAGGCGAACAATTAGTTATCTATACTGAACGCAATGATGATGTGGATATACCTTTAGACTTTAATATTGATGATCATAAACATTTGAATGAGGTGAGCGGATAG
- a CDS encoding MazG-like family protein, translating to MNNLIKQVEQWSKDKGLDKGNPDRQALKFYEEAGEVAAALSRGQSEALKDGIGDTVVTLIILAQQHGMTLEECLQFAYDEIAGRKGKMINGTFVKESDL from the coding sequence ATGAATAATTTAATCAAACAAGTAGAACAATGGAGTAAAGATAAAGGATTAGATAAAGGTAATCCGGACAGACAAGCACTTAAATTCTATGAAGAAGCCGGGGAAGTAGCAGCAGCATTATCACGTGGGCAATCAGAAGCATTGAAGGACGGTATCGGGGACACAGTAGTTACGCTTATCATTCTTGCACAACAACATGGTATGACGTTAGAAGAATGCTTGCAGTTTGCATATGACGAGATTGCTGGACGTAAAGGTAAGATGATCAACGGAACATTTGTTAAGGAATCAGATTTATAA